The following proteins are encoded in a genomic region of bacterium:
- a CDS encoding VOC family protein produces MKFTFAHNNFNVLDLGRSLAFYAEALGLVETRRIEAPDGGFVLVYLGDGATPHKLELTWLRDRTAPYDLGENEFHLALTVDDFDAALARHRALGCVCFENPAMGIYFVADPDGYWIEILPRR; encoded by the coding sequence GTGAAATTCACCTTCGCCCACAACAACTTCAACGTGCTCGACCTGGGGCGCAGCCTCGCCTTCTACGCCGAGGCGCTCGGCCTCGTCGAGACGCGGCGGATCGAGGCGCCGGACGGCGGCTTCGTCCTCGTCTACCTCGGCGACGGCGCCACGCCGCACAAGCTCGAGTTGACGTGGCTGCGCGACCGGACGGCGCCGTACGACCTCGGCGAGAACGAATTCCACCTCGCGCTGACCGTCGACGACTTCGACGCCGCGCTCGCGCGGCACCGCGCGCTCGGCTGCGTCTGCTTCGAGAACCCGGCGATGGGGATCTACTTCGTCGCCGACCCCGACGGCTACTGGATCGAGATCCTGCCGCGGCGCTGA
- a CDS encoding CDGSH iron-sulfur domain-containing protein — protein sequence MSEPKVAKKGPYAVEVEAGKTYYWCACGLSAAQPFCDGSHKSVGAAPTAYAAEKSGEVHFCGCKRSGTKPLCDGSHRDI from the coding sequence ATGAGCGAGCCGAAGGTCGCGAAGAAGGGGCCGTACGCGGTCGAAGTGGAGGCGGGGAAGACCTACTACTGGTGCGCCTGCGGGCTCAGCGCCGCGCAGCCGTTCTGTGACGGCTCGCACAAGAGCGTCGGGGCGGCGCCGACGGCCTACGCGGCGGAGAAGTCGGGCGAGGTCCACTTCTGCGGCTGCAAGCGGAGCGGGACCAAGCCGCTGTGCGACGGCAGCCACCGCGACATCTGA
- a CDS encoding acyltransferase, which translates to MNESAPRGRMAYVDNLRWLMIVFVVLVHAAVTYSGIGSWMYIEERPLGAAAFVGFAVFQSFTQAYFMGFLFLLAGYFAPSSYDRKGCRRFLADRAFRLGVPTLLYMFVLGPFARFVLLRPENRSFGELYVRYVSTDRLLSGTGPLWFAAALLVFSAVYALGRRALGDRPPRPARPVPGSVAAAALAATIALAAFLIRVVQPIGTNVYNMQLCFFAQYVALFAVGIAARRNDWFERIPRATGRRWLVGALVGGTAFWFAMMAAGNAASGDLRPFFGGFRREAAAYALWESFFCVGVCLGLLVLFRERFDRRGRVAAFLSDNSFGVYVLHAPVLVAVSVVLRGLDAPPAAKFALAAAATLAATFPLSHFVFRRIPLLKRVF; encoded by the coding sequence ATGAACGAGAGCGCGCCGCGCGGCCGCATGGCGTACGTGGACAACCTGCGTTGGCTGATGATCGTCTTCGTGGTGCTGGTCCACGCCGCGGTGACCTACTCCGGGATCGGCAGCTGGATGTACATCGAAGAGCGCCCGCTCGGCGCCGCGGCGTTCGTCGGCTTCGCCGTCTTCCAGTCGTTCACCCAGGCCTACTTCATGGGGTTCCTGTTCCTGCTCGCCGGCTACTTCGCGCCGTCGTCGTACGACCGCAAGGGCTGCCGCCGCTTCCTCGCCGACCGCGCCTTCCGCCTCGGCGTCCCGACGCTGCTCTACATGTTCGTCCTCGGCCCGTTCGCGCGGTTCGTCCTGCTGCGCCCGGAGAACAGGTCGTTCGGCGAGCTGTACGTGCGCTACGTCTCGACCGACCGCCTGCTCTCCGGCACCGGCCCGCTCTGGTTCGCCGCGGCGCTGCTCGTCTTCTCCGCCGTCTACGCGCTCGGGCGGCGCGCGCTCGGCGACCGGCCGCCGCGCCCCGCGCGGCCGGTTCCCGGGAGCGTCGCCGCGGCCGCGCTGGCGGCGACGATCGCGCTCGCCGCGTTCCTGATCCGCGTCGTCCAGCCGATCGGGACGAACGTGTACAACATGCAGCTTTGCTTCTTCGCCCAGTACGTCGCGCTCTTCGCCGTCGGGATCGCGGCGCGGCGCAACGATTGGTTCGAGCGGATCCCGCGGGCGACCGGCAGGCGCTGGCTCGTCGGCGCGCTGGTCGGCGGCACGGCGTTCTGGTTCGCGATGATGGCCGCGGGGAACGCCGCCTCCGGCGACCTGCGGCCGTTCTTCGGCGGCTTCCGCCGGGAGGCCGCGGCGTACGCGCTGTGGGAGTCGTTCTTCTGCGTCGGCGTCTGCCTCGGCCTGCTGGTCCTGTTCCGCGAGCGGTTCGACCGGCGCGGCCGCGTCGCCGCCTTCCTCTCCGACAACTCGTTCGGCGTCTACGTGCTCCACGCGCCGGTGCTCGTCGCCGTCTCCGTCGTCCTGCGCGGGCTCGACGCGCCGCCGGCCGCGAAGTTCGCGCTCGCCGCGGCGGCGACGCTCGCGGCGACGTTCCCGCTGAGCCATTTCGTATTCCGCCGCATTCCGTTGTTGAAGCGCGTTTTCTGA
- a CDS encoding fibronectin type III domain-containing protein: MPAFAAVAPSSGRGTPNEVDLVQPCSALQPINDAQSSYIGTEYTASNFVWNGREYAAVIVQRLLALRPIGSYYYAFYLQPVFADGQADGSMIFLFSDTRAPATGSLQLAWNGSAFGLVWAASATSNYDVAFARIVPDATNRWTAASHYDLTSGGASGAYPRLAAGPEGFMVAYRASSDIRWLFTLLDASGAVVSNGGTQVKDKPFYSGTTCPAGDMSLAWSPWRHKYVAGLGWAASSTSGCASNGSVTLYGVTVTGDAGWFRSEGPQSEMLASGSVSVVATPFHEAFSYVAGSSLYIASATSLTNGKVKTTDDSAPQLFWNGSEYLVLAWESSQGWSVQRVDSGFHAVGAATPIETGSVALGERGLLGWSWGPEYYGALTVRSYGCAAPDAPSCPEGVGAYGVTASGATLSWLPSSDASTDVAYYEVTNNGALVSRQAGTTLPVAFGGSGAETFYVRAYNAAGLASTGCAGNNAVIVAPTAQTATLTVTKSGADVKLSWGADPSTPSSVWRGTTAQVLTKRGSSATTTFADAGAAVDGNIYFYSIDAP; the protein is encoded by the coding sequence TTGCCCGCCTTCGCGGCCGTCGCGCCGTCGTCCGGGCGCGGGACGCCCAACGAGGTCGACCTCGTGCAGCCGTGCTCCGCGCTGCAGCCGATCAACGACGCGCAGTCGTCCTACATCGGCACCGAGTACACCGCCTCCAACTTCGTCTGGAACGGCCGGGAATACGCCGCGGTGATCGTGCAGCGGCTCCTCGCCCTCCGCCCGATCGGCTCCTACTACTACGCCTTCTACCTGCAGCCGGTCTTCGCCGACGGGCAGGCCGACGGCTCGATGATCTTCCTCTTCTCGGACACCCGCGCGCCGGCCACCGGCTCGCTCCAACTCGCCTGGAACGGGTCGGCCTTCGGGCTCGTCTGGGCGGCGAGCGCGACGTCGAACTACGACGTCGCGTTCGCGCGGATCGTGCCCGACGCGACGAATCGCTGGACGGCGGCCAGCCACTACGACCTGACCAGCGGCGGCGCCTCCGGCGCGTACCCGCGGCTCGCCGCGGGGCCCGAAGGGTTCATGGTCGCCTACCGCGCGTCGTCCGACATCAGGTGGCTCTTCACGCTGCTCGACGCCTCCGGCGCGGTCGTTTCGAACGGCGGGACGCAGGTCAAGGACAAGCCGTTCTACTCGGGCACGACCTGCCCGGCCGGCGACATGTCGCTGGCGTGGAGCCCGTGGCGGCACAAGTACGTCGCGGGGCTCGGCTGGGCGGCCTCCTCGACCTCCGGGTGCGCGAGCAACGGCTCGGTGACGTTGTACGGCGTGACCGTGACCGGCGACGCCGGCTGGTTCCGCAGCGAGGGGCCGCAGTCGGAAATGCTCGCCTCGGGCAGCGTCAGCGTCGTCGCGACGCCGTTCCACGAGGCGTTCTCGTACGTGGCGGGCTCGTCGCTCTACATCGCGTCGGCGACGTCGTTGACGAACGGGAAGGTCAAGACGACCGACGACAGCGCCCCGCAGCTGTTCTGGAACGGCTCGGAATACCTCGTGCTGGCCTGGGAGAGCTCGCAGGGGTGGAGCGTGCAGCGGGTCGACTCGGGGTTCCACGCCGTGGGCGCGGCGACGCCGATCGAGACCGGTTCGGTCGCGCTCGGCGAGCGCGGGTTGCTCGGATGGAGCTGGGGCCCGGAATACTACGGCGCGCTGACCGTCCGGTCGTACGGCTGCGCCGCGCCCGACGCTCCGTCCTGCCCGGAAGGGGTCGGGGCCTACGGCGTGACCGCGAGCGGGGCGACGCTCTCGTGGCTGCCCTCTTCGGACGCGTCCACGGACGTCGCCTACTACGAGGTGACGAACAACGGCGCCTTGGTCTCGCGGCAGGCCGGGACGACGCTCCCCGTCGCGTTCGGCGGCTCGGGCGCGGAGACGTTCTACGTGCGGGCCTACAACGCCGCCGGCCTGGCGAGCACCGGCTGCGCCGGGAACAACGCCGTGATCGTCGCGCCGACGGCGCAGACGGCGACGCTGACGGTGACGAAGAGCGGCGCGGACGTGAAGCTGTCGTGGGGCGCCGACCCCTCGACGCCGTCCTCCGTCTGGCGCGGCACGACCGCCCAGGTGCTGACGAAGCGCGGCTCGTCGGCGACGACGACCTTCGCCGACGCGGGCGCGGCCGTCGACGGCAACATCTACTTCTACTCGATCGACGCGCCCTGA